One segment of Anaerolineales bacterium DNA contains the following:
- the queG gene encoding tRNA epoxyqueuosine(34) reductase QueG has protein sequence MNLTQVIKKQARSLGFSLVGVTGCDPVPHVEVFQAWLAQGRCGEMAYLNSERSRQMRAHPGLLLPGCRSILVLATRYLTPSPLHLGAGPNHQLHGRIAAYAWGEDYHEVLPGRLRALVEYIEGQVGHAVPNRCYTDTGPILERELAQRAGLGWIGKNTSLISPSGGSYYLLAEVLLGLELEPDPPVVADRCGTCQRCVAACPTACILPDRTLDARRCISYLTIELKGSIPPELRTSIQGWVFGCDVCQQVCPWNRFAAGEESPLFDHRLADSSPDLLTELGLSNVAFNRKYRHSPLSRTKRRGYLRNISVALGNLRDNGAVPALTEVIMHEPEALVRSHAAWALGRIRTQASEQALKQALDREADVLVISEIHSALESIVPNSNNR, from the coding sequence ATGAATCTGACCCAGGTGATTAAAAAACAAGCTCGATCTCTCGGATTTTCTCTGGTGGGGGTCACTGGTTGTGACCCTGTACCTCATGTCGAAGTTTTCCAGGCCTGGCTTGCGCAAGGCCGGTGTGGCGAGATGGCATATTTAAATTCTGAACGTTCCCGGCAGATGCGCGCTCATCCAGGCTTATTGTTGCCGGGCTGTCGTTCGATCCTCGTATTGGCAACCCGTTACCTGACACCATCTCCCCTTCACCTGGGAGCAGGGCCGAACCATCAATTACATGGCAGGATCGCCGCCTACGCATGGGGAGAGGATTACCATGAAGTGCTCCCTGGGAGATTGCGTGCCTTGGTCGAGTATATTGAGGGCCAGGTAGGCCATGCAGTTCCCAACCGATGCTATACCGATACTGGCCCCATCCTGGAACGTGAGCTGGCCCAGCGCGCTGGTCTGGGTTGGATCGGCAAAAATACCAGCCTGATCAGCCCATCTGGCGGGTCATATTATCTTTTAGCTGAGGTCCTGCTCGGGTTGGAATTGGAGCCCGACCCGCCCGTTGTGGCTGACCGTTGCGGTACCTGCCAGCGGTGCGTTGCAGCCTGCCCAACCGCCTGCATCCTGCCTGACCGTACCCTGGATGCCCGGCGGTGTATTTCGTATCTGACCATCGAGTTGAAAGGCTCTATTCCTCCCGAATTGCGGACTTCCATACAAGGTTGGGTGTTCGGCTGCGACGTCTGCCAGCAGGTCTGCCCGTGGAATCGTTTTGCTGCTGGCGAGGAAAGTCCCTTGTTCGACCATCGGCTGGCTGATTCATCCCCCGACTTGCTGACCGAGTTGGGCCTTTCGAACGTGGCCTTCAACCGCAAGTATCGCCACAGCCCGCTTAGCCGTACGAAACGCAGGGGTTATTTGCGCAACATCTCCGTGGCCCTGGGCAACTTGCGAGATAATGGAGCCGTGCCCGCCTTGACGGAAGTTATAATGCATGAGCCCGAGGCATTGGTCCGCTCCCATGCAGCCTGGGCCCTGGGAAGGATCCGGACCCAGGCGTCTGAACAGGCATTAAAGCAAGCCTTGGACCGTGAAGCTGACGTGCTTGTGATCTCCGAGATTCATTCAGCGCTTGAGTCAATTGTGCCAAACTCGAATAACAGGTGA